The region ACGCGCATCGCGCTGGAGTTCGAACGGCCCGCGCGCGAAAAGTCCGCCAACGCGGTGTCGGCGCTCACCCTGGTCGTCGTCGTCGCGGCATGGTGGCGTACGCGGCGCCGGAGGACGAGATTGCCGGCGCAGACAGAAAAGGAAGGAAGAGGGCAGGTATGAACGTACGCGCTGCAGTGGCGCAGGGGCCGGGCCGGCCCCTGACGATCGAAACCGTCCAGCTCGAAGGGCCCCGCGCCGGCGAAGTCCTCGTCGAGATCCGCGCCAGTGGCGTCTGTCACACCGACGCGTACACGCTGTCGGGCAAGGACCCCGAAGGCCTGTTCCCTGCGATCCTGGGCCATGAAGGCGCCGGCGTCGTCGTCGAGGTTGGCCCCGGTGTCACGAGCCTCGCCGCGGGCGACCACGTGATTCCGTTGTACGTTCCCGAATGCCGCCAGTGCGATTACTGCACGAGCGGAAAAACCAACCTCTGCCAGGCCATTCGCGAGACCCAGGGTCGCGGGCTGATGCCCGACGGCACGAGCCGCTTCTCCATCGACGGCAAGCCGCTGCTCCACTACATGGGTACCTCGACGTTCTCGAGCCATACCGTGGTGCCGGAGATCGCTCTTGCGAAGATCCGCAAGGACGCACCGTTCGACAAGGTCTGCTACATCGGCTGCGGCGTCACGACCGGCATCGGCGCCGTGATCAACACCGCCAAAGTGCGGCCGGGCGACAGCGTCGTCGTGTTCGGGCTCGGTGGCATCGGCCTCAACGTCGTCCAGGGTGCACGCCTGGCCGGCGCCGCATTGATCGTCGGCGTCGACGTCAATCCGTCACGCCGCGCGCTGGCGGAAAGCTTCGGCATCACCCATTTCGTCAACCCGAACGAAGTCGGAGGCGATCTCGTCGCCTACCTCGTCAGCCTCACCGGCGGCGGAGCCGACTTCAGCTTCGAGTGCATCGGCAACGTCTCGGTGATGCGCCAGGCCCTCGAGTGCTGCCACAAGGGCTGGGGCACCAGTGTGATCATCGGCGTGGCCGGCGCCGGCGAAGAGATCTCGACCAGGCCCTTCCAGCTGGTGACCGGACGGGTGTGGAAAGGGACGGCGTTCGGCGGAGCCAGGGGGCGTACCGACGTTCCACGCATCGTCGACTGGTACATGGACGGCCGCATCCGGATCGACGATCTGATCACCCACACGATGCCGCTGGCGGAAATCAACACGGCCTTCGATTTGATGCACCGCGGCGAATCGATCCGGGCTGTCGTGACTTTCCCCTGAGCCCTCGCTTCTTGCGCGTTCGGTCAGGGAGCGCACTTCCTTTTTCTTCTTGAAACAAGCGCGCCTCCGAAGGCATATTGACCGCGGATTTCTGCACTGTGTGTGCAGAATTGGAGGAGACCCAAAACATGAACAAATTCAGGCTCTTTGCGGGCGGCGCCTTTTTCGCTGCCGCGCTGCTGGTCCGCGCGGCGCCGGCTTCTGCGTTCGTCACCTTCGAGTCGGGACAGGTTCGTCCGCTGGCGATGTCGCCCGACGGGCAACGCTTGTTCGTCTGCAATACGCCCGACAACCGCCTGGAGATCTTCGACATCACGGGACAGGGACTGACCCACGTGACGTCGGTGCCGGTCGGCCTGGAGCCCGTCGCAGTCGCGGCGCGCACCAATACCGAGGTGTGGGTGGTCAACCACCTTTCCGACAGCGTCAGCATCATCGACATCAGCAACATCAACGAGCCTCGCGTCACGCGCAGCCTCACCGTCGGCGATGAGCCCCGCGACATCGTGTTCGCCGGCCCGTCTTTCGATCACGCGTACATCACGACCGCACACCGCGGCCAGAACATTCCGTTCGATCCGCAACTGACGACGCCCGGCGTCGGCCGCGCCGACGTCTGGGTCTTCGACGCGAACGACCTGGGCAGCAGTTTCGGCGGCGACGAGAAGGCAGTCATCACGCTGTTCGGCGACACGCCGCGCCCGCTGGCGGTCAGCGCCGACGGCAAGAAGGTTTACGCCGGTGTCTTCCTGTCAGGCAACCAGACGACGACTCTCGGTGAGGGAGTCATCCCGAACGGCGGCCCGGGCATGGGCGGCATGCCCAACCCCGGCACCGACTCCAACGGCGACCCGCGCCCCGAAGTGGGCCTGATCGTGCACTACGACGGCACCAAGTGGACCGATGAGCTCAATCGCGACTGGTCGTCCAGCGTGATGTTCAACCTGCCCGACTTCGACGTCTTCACGATCGACTCCAACCAGAACCCTCCGGTGGCCTCCGGCCAGAAGTTCGCGCACGTGGGCACGACGCTGTTCAACATGGCGATCAACCCCGGCGACGGAAAGCTCTTCGTCAGCAACCTGGAGTCCTTCAACCAGGTGCGCTTCGAGGGGCCGGGGACCTTCTTCCCGTCAACGGTGCGCGGCCACATCGTCGAGAGTCGCATCTCGGTCATCGATCCGGTCGGTGAGACCGTCGTCTCGCGCAACATCAACAAGCACATCGACTACAACGCCGCTTTCCCCGATCCGCCGAACGACGTCAGCGAGAAGAGCCTCGCGTTCCCGATCGGCATCACGTTCAACGCTGCCGGCAGCAAGCTCTACGTCGCGGCGCTCGGCTCGAGCAAGATCGGCGTCTACACGCCGTCGCAGATCGAGGACGACAGCTTCGTCGTCGATACCGCCAACCAGATCGAAGTGACGGGCGGAGGCCCTACCGGCGTCGTGCTCGACGAGGCCAACGGCCGCCTCTACGCGCTGACACGCTTCGACGACTCGGTGTCGGTGATCGACACCGCGATGAACCAGGAAGAAGCACACCTCTCGCTGCACAACCCGGAGCCGGCCAGCGTCGTCGCGGGCCGTCCCTTCCTTTACAACGCGCGCCTGACCAGCTCGCGCGGCGACCAGGCCTGCGCGTCTTGCCACATCTTCGGCGATTTCGACGCGCTGGCGTGGGACCTCGGCAATCCGGACGGCACCGTACTCAACAATCCCCAGCCGTTCGTGATCGGCCCGGTTGGCAATGCGAACTTCCATCCGATGAAGGGCCCCATGACGACGCAGAGCCTGCGCGGCATGGACAACGAAGGCCCGATGCACTGGCGCGGCGACCGCACCGGCGGCAATGACGACCTGGTGGGCGGCAATCCGAACAACGTGCAGCCTGACCACGGCGTCTACAACGAAGACGCGGCCTTCAAGAAGTTCAACGTCGCGTTCTCGGGGCTGGTCGGGCGAACCACCAACCTGACCGATGACCAGATGCAGGCCTTCACGACCTTCATCCTGCAGGTCATGTATCCGCCCAACCCGAACCGCGCCCTGGACAACTCGCTGACGTCGGACCAGGCCACGGGCCAGGGGATCTTCTTCGCGAGGACGATCGACACCTTGGAGCAGTGCAACGGCTGCCACGTCACCGACCGCAACGGCAATGCGAACTTCAACGTTGCGCACCCCGGCTTCTTCGGGACCGACGGCCGCAGCTCGTTCGAGAACGAGACCCAGCACTTCAAGATCCCGCACCTGCGCAATCTGTACCAGAAGGTCGGCATGTTCGGGAATGCCGCCGAGGCATTCATCAACCCCGGAGACAACGGTTTCCAGGGCGACCAGATCCGCGGCTTCGGCTTCCTGCACGACGGCAGCACCGACACGCTGTTCCGCTTCTTCAACGCGACCGTGTTCGACCACGCCACGATGCCGCTGGCGAACGACGGCTTCCACAGCGACACCGAGCGCCGCCAGATGGAGCAGTTCGCACTCGCGTTCGACAGCAACCACCGGCCCATCGTCGGCCAGCAGGCGACGCTGTCGTCGACGAGCGGTGGCGATGCCAGCACGCGCATCAGCCTCATGCTCGCGCGTGCGGACGCAATGACCGGCTCCGAGTGCGACGTCGTGGTCAAGGGCGTCGTCGGCGGCGTAGAGAGAGGCTGGCTCTACGAGGGCGGCGGCAAATACGTCAGCGATCGTGCCGCCGATGGCGAGATCACCGACATGGCGCTGAGGGCGTTTGCGGGCACCGCGGGACAGGAGCTGACGTTCACTGCCGTTCCGGTCGGCGAGGGCGAGCGCATCGGCATCGACCGCGACCTCGACGGATTCGGCGACGCCGACGAGACCGCCAACGGCGGCGATCCCACCAACCCGATCATCCTGCCGTGCATGACCGACGAGCCGAGCTTCGCGTTCCAGAAGGTGGCGCTGCAGGACAGCAAGGGCCGGCTGCAGGTCACGGCGACGGTGACGCTGTCGGGCGCGTACACTGGCAGCCCGATCTACGTCGACGTGAGCGACGGCGGCGGCACGATCTTCGCCGGCGGCCTCGACGGCTCGAGCCTCGTCGCGAGCAGCTCGGGCAAGAGCTGGAAGTACAAGGCTGCCAAGGGCACGACCGGAATCACCAAGGCGATGGTCAAGGCGACCAATGCGCCGAACGTGTACAAGGTCACGATGAAGACCGACCAGGCGTGGACCGCGCCGGCGGCCGACGAGACGACGGCGACGACCAACGTCGTGCTGCACGTCGTCAGCGACTGCTTCTCGGGCAACGCGACTTCCGTCAAGCAGTAGCGCGACAACCGGGCGCCGGGTCTCCGGCGCTGCACGAAAACGAAAGGGCGCGGAAGAAATTCCGCGCCCTTTCGATTTTTCAGGATGGCGACCGCTTCTCGCGCGATGCAATGGCCCGATGCAAGATCAGCGACGGATCAGCGACGGATCAGCGTCGAATCATCTGCCAGGCGCACTCGCCGCCGAACGCGATCGTCGCGTCGTCGAATGCGAAGCGCTCCTGGCACGATTCCTTGAACATGCCGACGAAGGCGCCGAAGACCAGGCCGATCAGGATGCGCGGATCGCCTTCGCGAACTTCTCCTGAGACCTGTCCGCCGCGAACGAACCCCTCGGCGGTAGCGAACACCGAATCGGAGAGCGCGCGGCTGGCTTCATCGAGATATTCTTCGTGGTGCTGCAGCTCGAGGAAACGAAGCGCCGTCGGGTCGGCGGCGGCCATGGCCGCGAGGCTCTGCCAAAGGCGAAGGAAGACGTCTTTCTCGGTCCCGCCTCCGGCCAGTGCGGCCTTCAGGCCGTCGTGCATCGCCGTCTTGCAGCGGCGGAACACGGCGTTGGCCAGCGCCTCCTTGCTTTCGAAGTGCCGGTAGACCGTGCCGGTGCCGACATGGGCGCGGGCGGCGATCTCGGGAACCGGCGCCGCGCCGTAAGTCCTCTCGGCGAAAAGCTCGAGGGCGGCGCGCAGCACGGCCTCGCGCCGGTCCGACGGGGCCAGTTCCGGTTCGGGGTTCAGGATGCCGGCATTCTCCAACCGTCGGGCTGGAATGGCGGAGGGCGAGGGGACGACGCGGAGCATCCGGGCGATTTATGCTGTCCAAGGGACAGGTCAAAATCGAGGCGCCCGCGAAAAGATCGCGGCGGATTCTGTGCTAGAGCTTCAGCGATGGCATCCCGGGCACCGGACGGCCGCGAGGCGCGAGCGGGCGGGGCGACCCTGCTGGAGGCGGCCTGCATCGCGGTGCTTGCGGTGCTGCTCGGCGCCGGTCTTCTCGAGCTCGCCGGATTGCGCAGCGCGCCGGTCGTCCGGCTGAGCGTCGCTCCCGGCGGCGGAGAGTGACGGCGTGCCCGCTCCCATGATCACGATCGCGACTCTGCTGCTGTTGCTGCCGTTTGCGTGGCTGCTGGTGGGTCTTGCCGTGTACCCGCTTCTCGCGTCGGGCGGTCGCATTGCGGCCGACGAAGAGCTTTCGCGCCGCGGCAACTCCGCGGTGCTCGGTGCGACCATCCGTAACGCGTTCGCATGGACGGCGGGGCCCGCCGAGCGTTTCTTCGTGCGCGCCGGGATCTCGGCCAACGCACTGTCGGTCGCGGGCTGCGTGCTGTGCGCCGTCGGTGGCGTCGCCATCGGCGCGGGCGAGCTGTTGTTCGGCGGGTTGCTCGTGCTCGAATCTTCGCTGTTCGATTATCTCGACGGCCGAATCGCGCGCGCACACGGCACTTCGAACCCCGCCGGCGAATTCCTCGACTCGACGCTGGACCGCTACGCGGACGCGTTCTGTTTCGGCGGCGCGGCGTTCCTGCTGCGCGCCAATGCGTGGAACCTGATTGCGGCGCTCGTCGCTCTCGCGGCGACGGCCATCGTGCCGTACGCGCGTGCGAAATCGGCTTCGCTCGGACGCGACCTGAAGACGGGGACCATGCAGAGGGCCGAGCGCGTGGTGCTGCTGAGCGGCGCTGCGATTTTCAGCACGCCGCTGGACTGGCTGTGCCCGGCGTCGATGCAAGACGCGCATCCGACGCTGGCGGCGATGATCTGGTTTCTCGCGATCTCGACGGCGTGGACGGCGATCGGAAGAACCAGGGATGGGTTCGGGGGGCTGAAGGGGTTTCAGGCGCGACCAAAACCGCCCGTCCTTGACGAATCCGATGTGTCACATTAATGTGTCACATATGAAGACCACGACGATCCGGGAACTGAAACACGACACCACGACCGTGCTCTCGTGGGTGGCCGGTGGAGAAAGCGTGGAGGTGTTGCGACGTAATACGCCAGTGGCTCTGCTGTCTCCGCCGAAACGGGCGTCGCGGGTCAAGCGTCCTGATTTTGCCGCCAGGATGAAGGCGATCTACGGAGCGAGGATTCTCGCCACGACCGGCTCGGATCTCGTATCCGAGTCGCGTGGCGATTCGTGATCGCCTATGCCGATACAGGATTCCTGTGCTCGCTGTATGCCCCGGACGGACACAGCGCCCGGGCGGTGGCACGAATGAAAAGGCAGGATCTTCCGCTGCCGTTCACCTGGCTTCACCAACTCGAGTTTCGAAACGCATTGCGCCTGCGCGTCTTTCGGCGGGAGATCACTCCCGCCGAGCGCGACGCCTCGCTCAATGCCATGCTGGCGGACCTGGCGGCAGGAGTTCTCGCGGCAGCTTCTCCGCCTCTGGCCGAATTGATGACCGAGGCAGAGCGACTGAGCGCGCTGCATTCCGAGAAACTCGGTACCCGCAGCCTCGACGTCCTGCACGTCGCGTGCGGGCTGGTGCTGGGGCTCCCGCAGTTCCTCACCTTCGACAAACGGCAAGCGGCGCTGGCCAGAACAGCCGGGTTGCAAATACCCTTTCGCTGAAACGGCCGCCCCTACTTCTTCACCAGCACGAAAATCGTCCCGCTCTCCCTCGCCACCAGCAAGAGCGCGCTCTTGTCGCCGACCTTGCCGGCGAGCTTGTGGAAGTCCTTCGCGTCGGCGACCGGGTTCTGGTCGATCTGGATGATCACGTCGCCCGGCTGCATGCCGGCGCGCGCGGCGGGACTGCGCGGGTTGAGTTGCGTGATCACTGCGCCGGTGTCGATCTTGTCGGGGACCTGGAACTTGCGGCGCGACTCAGCGTTCAGATCCGCGACGCCGATTCCGCCGAGCAAGCCTTCGTCGGACGGCTTGGCCGGCTTGGCTTCGGCTGTCTCCTTGGTTGCCGGCAGCGAGCCGAGAACCACGTCGATGTCCTTCTTCTTCTTGTCGCGCACGATCGTCACGTCGACGCTCTTGCCGGACGGATGCGCCGCGACGATGTTGCGCAACTCGCCGGTGGATTTCACATCGTGGCCGTCGATCGCGAGGATCACGTCGCCGCGCTCGATGCCGGCCTTCTTCGCGGGGCCGTCGGCAGTGACGTCGGCGACGAGCACGCCGTGGGCCTGGTCGATGCCCATCGCGTCGGCAAGGTCGCGGTCGAGGTTCTGGATGGCCACGCCTAGCCAGCCGCGCTCGACCTTTCCGGTCTTGACGAGGCTCGTCATGATGCTGCTGGCCATGTTCGACGGGATCGCGAAGCCGATTCCCTGGTAGCCGCCGGTACGGCTCACGATTGCGGTATTGATGCCGACCAGCTCGCCGTTGATGTTGACGAGCGCGCCGCCGGAATTGCCGGGATTGATGGCCGCGTCGGTCTGGATGAAATCCTCGTAGTCGGCAATGCCGAGGTTGGCGCGGCCGGTGGCCGAAACGATGCCCATCGTCACGGTCTGGCCGACGCCGAACGGGTTTCCGATCGCAAGGACGGTATCGGCCAGGCGAAGCTTGTCGGAATCGCCGATCGGAATGGCCTTCAGGCCGGACGGGCTGCCCTTCAGCCGGATCACGGCGACGTCGCTCTGCGGATCGGCGCCCACCAGCTCGGCGTCGAACTCGCGACCGTCGGCCAGCGTGACCTTGGTCTCATCGGCACCTTCGACCACGTGGTTGTTCGTCAGGATGATGCCGTTCTTGTCGACGATGACGCCGGATCCGAGGCTCTGCTCGCGCCGCTCCTGGGGAATGTTCTGGCCCGGAGGAAGCTGGAAGAACTTGCGGAAGAACGGGTCGTCGAGGAACGGCGAGCCTCCTCCTCCTCCTCCTTCTTCACCACCGCCGTCTCCGCCGGCGCCGGGACCGGCCTCCGGCTTCATCGTGCGGGTCGACGAGATGTTGACGACGCTGGCGGTGACTCTCTCGGCCACGTCGGCCAGGTCGATGGCCGGATAGAACGCATGCGCATCGTTCGGCTGGAGGAGCGCAGCCGCAGCGCGCGGCAAGGATCCGGCAGCGGAATCGCCGGGCACGGCCGGCGGAGAAATCAGGCTGAGCGTCAGCAGCGCGCCGCCGAGGCCGCCGACGGCGGCCGCCACGAGAAAGCCGGCGGATCTGCGACGCGAAGGCAGAGAAGAACGATTCGGAAGGGTCATCAGCGACAAGACTCCTCGGTCGTGGTCACGCATGCGCGTGGGTTTTGCCCCTCTGACGCGGCGTTGCCGCTGCTATTCAGAACGGACCGAGCGCGCAATCGGGGTGCGCAGCAGAGCGCCCCGCGCCCCGGCGCGACTGCCCGCAATGGGGGGACGATCCAGCGGCTGCCGCGCAGTAATACATGTAAGTAGCTGAAATAACAAACGAATCTTGCGGACCGCCGCCGTTGCCCCCCAGCCGGCCGACGAGTAGGATGAAGGCGTTGCGCCATCGGCGCGGGCACAGGCCGGTGGCGCTCTCGAAGGAGGACGGGATGGCGGAAGAAGACGTCAAATTCAGCGGGAGTCCCAACACGATGATTGCGCTGGCACTGGTGGCCTCGGCCCTGTCGCTGGCGCTCAGCGTCTGGAGCCTGTCGAGGGTGGGAGACCTCGAGGCATTCATGGCCGTGCAGGCCATTCGAGCCCAGCAGCACAAGGTCGTAGCGAACTGATCGCTCTCGCGCAGGGGTTCGCGCAACGCGACCCCTGCGCGCCGGCTTCGTTCGTCCTCGATCGTTCCTACTTGGTCTCCTGCTTCAGTCTCCCGCTCCAGTCTCTTGCTCTCGTCGGCACCGTTCGGCGCGCACCAGCGCTTTTGCACTGCTTTTCGATTTCGCAGAGGGTGGCCCGCAGAGGTAGCATCCGTTGGCCGACGCCGAAGAACACGAGATCGTCCTGATCGCAGTCGGCCAGTGCGTGCAGCGCGACGTGGCTGCAGACCACGCGCGCGACCCCGTTGCGCTGATGAGCGATGCCGCGCGCGCCGCGGCCGAAGACTGCGGCATCGGCGCCCGCCTGTTCGACAGCATCGACCTCGTCGCCACCGTCGATACCTTCGCTTGGCAGCCGGCCAATGCCGCAAGGCTGCTGTCC is a window of Candidatus Binatia bacterium DNA encoding:
- a CDS encoding S-(hydroxymethyl)glutathione dehydrogenase/class III alcohol dehydrogenase; its protein translation is MNVRAAVAQGPGRPLTIETVQLEGPRAGEVLVEIRASGVCHTDAYTLSGKDPEGLFPAILGHEGAGVVVEVGPGVTSLAAGDHVIPLYVPECRQCDYCTSGKTNLCQAIRETQGRGLMPDGTSRFSIDGKPLLHYMGTSTFSSHTVVPEIALAKIRKDAPFDKVCYIGCGVTTGIGAVINTAKVRPGDSVVVFGLGGIGLNVVQGARLAGAALIVGVDVNPSRRALAESFGITHFVNPNEVGGDLVAYLVSLTGGGADFSFECIGNVSVMRQALECCHKGWGTSVIIGVAGAGEEISTRPFQLVTGRVWKGTAFGGARGRTDVPRIVDWYMDGRIRIDDLITHTMPLAEINTAFDLMHRGESIRAVVTFP
- a CDS encoding TetR/AcrR family transcriptional regulator; this translates as MLRAALELFAERTYGAAPVPEIAARAHVGTGTVYRHFESKEALANAVFRRCKTAMHDGLKAALAGGGTEKDVFLRLWQSLAAMAAADPTALRFLELQHHEEYLDEASRALSDSVFATAEGFVRGGQVSGEVREGDPRILIGLVFGAFVGMFKESCQERFAFDDATIAFGGECAWQMIRR
- a CDS encoding CDP-alcohol phosphatidyltransferase family protein, whose protein sequence is MPAPMITIATLLLLLPFAWLLVGLAVYPLLASGGRIAADEELSRRGNSAVLGATIRNAFAWTAGPAERFFVRAGISANALSVAGCVLCAVGGVAIGAGELLFGGLLVLESSLFDYLDGRIARAHGTSNPAGEFLDSTLDRYADAFCFGGAAFLLRANAWNLIAALVALAATAIVPYARAKSASLGRDLKTGTMQRAERVVLLSGAAIFSTPLDWLCPASMQDAHPTLAAMIWFLAISTAWTAIGRTRDGFGGLKGFQARPKPPVLDESDVSH
- a CDS encoding type II toxin-antitoxin system VapC family toxin; protein product: MIAYADTGFLCSLYAPDGHSARAVARMKRQDLPLPFTWLHQLEFRNALRLRVFRREITPAERDASLNAMLADLAAGVLAAASPPLAELMTEAERLSALHSEKLGTRSLDVLHVACGLVLGLPQFLTFDKRQAALARTAGLQIPFR
- a CDS encoding DegQ family serine endoprotease encodes the protein MTLPNRSSLPSRRRSAGFLVAAAVGGLGGALLTLSLISPPAVPGDSAAGSLPRAAAALLQPNDAHAFYPAIDLADVAERVTASVVNISSTRTMKPEAGPGAGGDGGGEEGGGGGGSPFLDDPFFRKFFQLPPGQNIPQERREQSLGSGVIVDKNGIILTNNHVVEGADETKVTLADGREFDAELVGADPQSDVAVIRLKGSPSGLKAIPIGDSDKLRLADTVLAIGNPFGVGQTVTMGIVSATGRANLGIADYEDFIQTDAAINPGNSGGALVNINGELVGINTAIVSRTGGYQGIGFAIPSNMASSIMTSLVKTGKVERGWLGVAIQNLDRDLADAMGIDQAHGVLVADVTADGPAKKAGIERGDVILAIDGHDVKSTGELRNIVAAHPSGKSVDVTIVRDKKKKDIDVVLGSLPATKETAEAKPAKPSDEGLLGGIGVADLNAESRRKFQVPDKIDTGAVITQLNPRSPAARAGMQPGDVIIQIDQNPVADAKDFHKLAGKVGDKSALLLVARESGTIFVLVKK